A stretch of the Psychroserpens sp. Hel_I_66 genome encodes the following:
- a CDS encoding alpha-1,2-fucosyltransferase, which translates to MIIVRLRGGLGNQMFQYAMGRRIANDLGTSLKLDLTSLLKTYKSQMVTNRDYQLDIFNLEPIFLIQPDLLIKLDKLGLNFVSQFIKGIKLLGIKKYREKTFTVEDWIVENPKDNFLYSGYWQSEKYFKSAEDLLRKDFQFKDILSPQAQDIFDKIKSENAVCVHMRRGDYVDNPVFNSGSLDYFTSAANYINEHTEKPHFFVFSDDPEWCLKNVKFEQDFTIVDYKTNKIKFKEDLQLMSSCEHFVMSASSFSWWAVWLSNKEGNIVVAPKPWFLNSENDVKDLVSKRWIRL; encoded by the coding sequence ATGATCATAGTTAGATTACGCGGAGGATTGGGAAACCAGATGTTTCAATATGCAATGGGCAGGCGTATTGCAAATGATCTAGGGACATCGCTAAAGCTCGATCTCACTAGTTTATTGAAAACATATAAAAGCCAAATGGTGACCAATCGTGACTATCAATTAGATATTTTTAATTTGGAGCCCATATTCTTAATCCAGCCCGATCTATTGATCAAACTAGATAAGCTGGGACTCAATTTTGTCTCTCAGTTTATAAAAGGCATCAAACTGTTAGGTATAAAAAAGTACAGAGAAAAAACATTTACGGTTGAAGATTGGATTGTAGAAAACCCAAAAGATAATTTTCTATATTCTGGGTATTGGCAGAGCGAAAAATATTTTAAGAGTGCAGAAGATTTACTTCGGAAAGATTTTCAGTTCAAAGACATACTGTCTCCTCAAGCTCAAGACATATTTGACAAAATTAAATCTGAAAACGCAGTTTGTGTTCATATGCGACGTGGCGATTATGTAGATAATCCAGTTTTTAATAGCGGAAGTTTAGATTACTTCACGAGCGCAGCAAATTATATAAATGAACATACAGAGAAACCTCATTTTTTCGTGTTTTCTGACGATCCAGAGTGGTGTCTGAAAAATGTGAAATTTGAACAAGATTTTACAATTGTTGATTATAAAACCAATAAAATTAAATTTAAAGAAGACCTGCAATTAATGTCTTCTTGTGAACATTTTGTTATGTCTGCGAGTAGTTTTTCATGGTGGGCAGTTTGGTTGAGCAATAAAGAAGGTAATATTGTAGTAGCGCCAAAACCTTGGTTTTTGAATTCTGAAAATGATGTAAAAGATCTGGTATCAAAACGTTGGATAAGACTTTAG
- a CDS encoding glycosyltransferase family 2 protein, with the protein MKKRSSSLIISTYNWPEALGLVLESLKNQTVLPDEVLIADDGSTAETKNLITKISEDIKIPIHHIWHEDVGFTKATILNKAIARAQGEYIVQVDGDCIMHPNFVKDHLMFSSENCYLYGSRVNIQKAHLDTLFKDQQIQFGPFSEGIKKRTRAIYSPFLGQFYKANHQFSKKFRGCNTSYFKSDFVAINGYNEDFKGWGREDSELALRFHNNGLKSRRLRYRGIVYHIFHIEKSKSRLELNNDIELRTINEKLSWTENGIDKYLKVL; encoded by the coding sequence ATGAAAAAACGGTCATCCTCATTAATTATTTCAACTTATAATTGGCCAGAAGCTTTAGGTCTGGTTTTAGAAAGCCTTAAAAACCAGACGGTTTTACCAGACGAGGTGCTTATTGCAGATGATGGTTCTACAGCAGAAACCAAAAATTTGATTACTAAAATTTCCGAAGATATAAAAATTCCAATCCATCATATTTGGCATGAAGATGTTGGGTTTACAAAAGCAACTATTTTAAATAAAGCGATTGCTCGAGCGCAAGGAGAGTATATTGTACAAGTGGATGGCGATTGCATTATGCACCCAAATTTCGTGAAGGATCATTTGATGTTTTCTTCGGAAAATTGCTATCTCTACGGAAGTCGGGTAAACATTCAAAAAGCGCATCTAGACACTCTTTTTAAAGACCAGCAAATTCAATTTGGACCATTTTCCGAAGGTATAAAAAAACGAACACGAGCTATTTATAGTCCGTTTTTGGGTCAATTTTACAAAGCAAATCACCAATTTTCAAAAAAGTTTAGAGGTTGTAATACTTCGTATTTTAAATCAGATTTTGTTGCTATAAATGGCTATAACGAAGATTTTAAAGGCTGGGGAAGGGAGGATTCTGAATTGGCGTTACGTTTTCATAACAACGGTTTAAAATCACGACGATTGCGTTATAGAGGCATTGTTTACCATATATTTCATATAGAAAAATCTAAAAGCAGATTAGAACTCAATAATGATATTGAATTGAGAACGATTAACGAAAAGTTATCGTGGACAGAAAACGGAATTGATAAATATTTGAAAGTATTATGA